A section of the Patescibacteria group bacterium genome encodes:
- a CDS encoding glycosyltransferase family 4 protein, translating to MAKAQNKKLKIYMIGQKGIPKSGELGGGIETHVEAVATRLAAHGHRVFVYVRPWFQKERTRKYNGVTLLRRWTFQSKNLEAIIHTFICTLDVLGRDVDIIHYHGVGPSTLAWIPRLFKKSAKVLVTFHSQDRFHKKWGLAARFYLAWGEWTACHFPHYTIAVSQNIAIYCARRFKREAVYIPNGVEPGIVRRSDELEQFGVRPDGYFLVVARLVQHKGIHYLIQAYQGLKTQKKLVIVGAPSFSSQYLKFLEALAEGNRNIIFAGFRTGDTLRQLFAHCYTYVHPSESEGLSITILEAMSFGKCVLISDIPENLETIDHSGFSFRSGNVTDLRQKMEYLLANPAMVKHKGARAKKFIGEFFNWEKIVESIEGLYRR from the coding sequence ATGGCAAAGGCGCAAAACAAAAAATTAAAAATCTACATGATTGGCCAGAAGGGTATCCCGAAATCAGGGGAACTCGGCGGAGGCATTGAGACTCATGTGGAGGCAGTTGCGACACGGCTCGCGGCGCACGGGCACCGGGTTTTTGTGTATGTGCGGCCGTGGTTTCAAAAAGAGCGGACGCGCAAGTATAATGGTGTCACGCTTTTGCGGCGGTGGACTTTTCAGAGCAAAAATCTTGAAGCGATTATTCATACGTTTATTTGCACGCTTGATGTTTTAGGACGAGACGTGGATATTATTCATTATCACGGTGTCGGACCGTCCACTCTGGCGTGGATCCCAAGACTGTTTAAAAAAAGCGCAAAAGTTTTGGTGACATTTCATAGTCAGGATCGTTTCCACAAAAAATGGGGGCTCGCGGCGCGGTTTTATCTTGCCTGGGGAGAATGGACGGCCTGCCATTTTCCACATTACACAATCGCGGTAAGTCAGAATATTGCGATTTATTGCGCACGGAGATTTAAGAGAGAAGCGGTATATATTCCGAACGGCGTTGAGCCGGGCATCGTGCGCCGCTCGGACGAACTCGAGCAGTTCGGGGTCCGGCCGGATGGATATTTTCTGGTGGTCGCGCGCCTCGTCCAGCACAAGGGTATTCACTATTTAATCCAGGCGTATCAGGGGCTGAAGACCCAGAAGAAACTGGTGATTGTCGGTGCGCCGAGTTTTTCTTCGCAGTATTTAAAGTTTCTTGAAGCCCTGGCCGAGGGCAACCGCAATATTATCTTTGCCGGTTTCCGCACCGGTGACACCCTGCGCCAGCTTTTCGCCCATTGCTATACGTATGTCCATCCGTCCGAATCAGAAGGGCTTTCAATAACTATTTTGGAGGCCATGAGTTTTGGCAAATGCGTTTTGATTTCCGACATCCCGGAAAATCTTGAAACAATTGATCACTCGGGATTTTCTTTTAGGTCCGGCAATGTCACGGACCTGCGGCAGAAGATGGAGTATTTGCTCGCGAATCCGGCAATGGTAAAGCATAAGGGCGCGCGAGCAAAGAAATTTATCGGAGAATTTTTCAACTGGGAAAAGATCGTGGAGAGCATCGAGGGGCTGTATCGCCGGTAG
- a CDS encoding calcium/sodium antiporter, which yields MLFNLFVLIAGLAILIKSADWLVDGSSSIAKKLGVPCIVIGLTVVAFGTSVPELVVNILSSFKGATDLAIGNIIGSNIANIILILGITAIFYPLAINSGTTWKEIPLSLLAAILVFILANDTLIDGTGESVLSHIDGLVLLSFFLIFLYYTYSISRSRTDSKDNIKTYRGWLSLIMICGGIAGLALGGKLAVDSAIKLAEIAGLSQAFIGLTIVAVGTSLPELAASAVAAYKKNPDIAVGNIVGSNIFNIFWILGVSSIIRPLPLTPGMNSSIIVAALATILLFSFMFIGKRHILERWQGVGFLICYAGYLLFLISRG from the coding sequence ATGTTATTCAATCTCTTTGTATTAATCGCCGGGCTCGCGATTCTCATAAAAAGTGCCGACTGGCTCGTGGACGGATCGTCTTCAATTGCCAAAAAACTCGGCGTGCCATGCATCGTTATTGGCCTCACCGTAGTTGCATTCGGCACATCTGTCCCCGAATTGGTCGTTAATATTCTTTCCAGTTTCAAGGGCGCCACGGATCTTGCCATCGGCAACATCATCGGCAGTAATATCGCGAATATAATTTTAATTCTTGGGATTACTGCAATATTTTATCCCCTAGCGATAAATTCCGGCACCACCTGGAAAGAAATTCCGTTGAGCCTGCTCGCCGCTATCCTTGTTTTCATTCTCGCGAACGACACTCTGATCGATGGCACCGGAGAGAGCGTACTTTCCCACATTGACGGCCTGGTCCTTCTGTCTTTTTTCTTAATCTTTCTTTATTATACCTACAGCATCAGCCGAAGCCGCACCGATTCTAAGGACAATATAAAAACCTACAGAGGCTGGCTTTCCTTAATTATGATATGCGGCGGCATTGCCGGCCTTGCCCTTGGCGGAAAACTTGCAGTTGATTCAGCTATTAAGCTTGCGGAAATCGCCGGCCTTAGCCAGGCTTTTATCGGTCTCACAATCGTCGCGGTCGGCACCTCACTTCCCGAGCTCGCCGCTTCGGCGGTCGCGGCGTATAAAAAGAATCCCGACATCGCCGTGGGCAACATCGTCGGCTCCAATATATTTAATATATTTTGGATCCTTGGTGTAAGTTCGATAATCCGGCCGCTACCGCTTACTCCGGGTATGAACTCTTCCATCATCGTCGCCGCTCTCGCCACAATCCTGCTTTTTTCCTTTATGTTTATCGGCAAACGGCACATTCTTGAACGCTGGCAGGGCGTCGGATTCCTAATCTGTTATGCCGGATATTTACTCTTTTTAATATCGCGGGGCTGA
- a CDS encoding MiaB/RimO family radical SAM methylthiotransferase yields MKISFYALGCKANQADSDKIRDAAAANGWTIVPYGESCDYSVISGCAVTSGAEQRTRQMLRAAKKSGKQVIAAGCFVKKISEIDLYFSNPDRVIEYLKSRHSARPQSVPRPSTRAFIRIQDGCNFNCSYCLIRKIRGKSVSRSSAEIIAEINQAGAAGAKEIILTGINICQYRENKLRLANLVGLVLSQTTIPRIRFGSVDPRPITAEFIALFREPRLMPHLHLSLQSGSNRILKLMNRAYSAEDYTRIVRAARRVNPLFSFSTDIIVGFPGETMNDVNLTIELIRRIKFINIHLFPYSERPDTAATRLKNNISPAEIKSRMNILSRASENTRNEWLKNYSGRTLEVLYENNSKKSSKNIWYGYSPYYFRMRTRSSKNLHNLILSTPATLDTMP; encoded by the coding sequence ATGAAAATTAGTTTCTACGCGCTCGGCTGTAAAGCCAACCAGGCCGACAGCGATAAAATCCGCGACGCCGCGGCCGCCAACGGATGGACGATTGTCCCCTACGGCGAATCCTGCGACTATTCAGTAATCAGTGGCTGCGCCGTCACCTCCGGCGCCGAACAGCGCACGCGCCAGATGCTCCGCGCCGCGAAAAAATCCGGCAAGCAAGTAATTGCCGCCGGATGTTTTGTTAAAAAAATTTCAGAGATTGATTTATATTTTTCAAATCCCGACCGGGTTATTGAATATCTTAAATCTCGGCACTCCGCAAGACCGCAGTCCGTGCCGCGCCCGTCAACGCGCGCCTTCATCCGCATCCAAGATGGCTGTAATTTTAACTGTTCATACTGCCTGATCCGCAAAATCCGCGGCAAATCGGTTTCCCGGTCGTCCGCGGAGATAATCGCGGAAATCAATCAGGCCGGAGCCGCTGGTGCCAAAGAAATAATACTGACCGGCATCAATATCTGCCAGTACCGCGAAAACAAACTCCGGCTCGCGAACCTTGTCGGATTAGTGCTTTCTCAGACAACCATTCCGCGGATCCGGTTCGGATCAGTTGATCCCCGCCCCATAACCGCCGAATTTATCGCGCTTTTCCGCGAACCCCGCCTCATGCCGCACCTGCATCTCTCTCTCCAAAGCGGCAGCAACCGCATTTTGAAACTCATGAATCGCGCCTATTCGGCGGAAGATTATACGCGCATCGTCCGGGCCGCGCGCCGCGTCAATCCCCTGTTTTCATTTTCCACGGATATCATCGTCGGATTCCCGGGTGAAACCATGAATGATGTTAATCTGACAATTGAATTAATCCGCCGGATTAAATTTATAAATATTCACCTCTTCCCGTACTCCGAACGGCCGGATACCGCTGCCACCCGGCTGAAAAATAATATATCTCCCGCGGAAATAAAATCGCGCATGAATATCCTTTCCCGCGCATCGGAAAATACGCGCAACGAATGGTTGAAAAATTATTCCGGCCGAACACTAGAAGTGCTGTATGAAAATAATAGTAAAAAAAGTAGTAAAAATATCTGGTACGGATATTCTCCGTATTATTTCCGTATGCGCACACGTTCATCGAAAAATCTTCACAATTTAATTTTATCCACACCGGCAACTCTTGACACCATGCCTTGA
- a CDS encoding UDP-N-acetylglucosamine--N-acetylmuramyl-(pentapeptide) pyrophosphoryl-undecaprenol N-acetylglucosamine transferase, with product MKVLFTGGFTLGPVTPLLAVSEEIRRRDPLADVFWIGTMSGPERELIAEYNIPFKAIVTAKFRRYFSLYNLVDFFYFFVGLMQSFIYLLGNRPDVIVSAGGFVSVPVVFAGWALGIPSLIHQQDVRPGLANRLMAPFAKVITVSFEKSLKDFSSNKSKWIGNPVREDVLRGNRRESLEYFNFTNEKPVLLVLGGGTGAARINELVKETLSELLKFCQVLHIAGPRKGNISEDKSGYRVYPLLTEGMSRAYDAADLVVSRAGMGTLTELAALAKPAIIIPMPDSHQEKNVEIFESANAAQYLPQETLTPERFVETIRHSFEHLDELREKAKRKSIILPRGARDKMADLIIGLALKK from the coding sequence ATGAAAGTATTATTTACCGGAGGATTCACCCTGGGGCCGGTTACGCCCCTTCTCGCGGTTTCTGAAGAGATACGGCGGCGCGACCCGCTGGCCGATGTTTTTTGGATTGGAACAATGAGCGGTCCGGAGCGCGAGCTAATTGCCGAATACAATATTCCGTTCAAGGCAATCGTGACCGCCAAATTCAGGCGTTACTTTAGCTTGTATAATCTTGTTGATTTTTTTTATTTTTTCGTCGGCCTAATGCAGTCGTTTATTTATCTTTTAGGCAACCGGCCGGATGTCATAGTTTCGGCCGGTGGATTCGTGAGCGTGCCGGTTGTGTTCGCCGGGTGGGCGCTGGGCATCCCGTCACTCATACATCAGCAGGATGTGCGTCCCGGTCTCGCAAACCGCCTCATGGCGCCGTTCGCGAAAGTAATTACCGTTTCGTTTGAGAAGTCACTGAAAGATTTTTCGAGCAATAAAAGCAAGTGGATTGGCAATCCGGTAAGAGAAGATGTCTTGCGCGGCAATCGTCGGGAATCGTTGGAATATTTTAATTTTACCAACGAAAAGCCAGTTCTTCTGGTGCTGGGAGGCGGAACCGGCGCGGCGCGCATCAATGAGCTGGTAAAAGAGACGCTTTCCGAACTTTTAAAATTTTGTCAGGTGCTGCACATTGCGGGTCCGCGCAAAGGCAATATCAGTGAAGATAAGTCCGGTTATCGCGTGTATCCGCTCTTGACTGAAGGAATGTCGCGCGCGTATGACGCCGCCGATCTGGTCGTCAGCCGCGCGGGCATGGGAACGCTTACCGAGCTTGCGGCTCTCGCTAAACCGGCAATAATTATTCCAATGCCGGATTCGCATCAGGAAAAAAACGTTGAAATATTTGAATCCGCCAATGCGGCGCAGTATCTGCCGCAAGAGACTCTCACGCCGGAAAGATTCGTAGAGACGATTCGTCACAGTTTTGAACATCTGGACGAACTGCGGGAAAAAGCAAAGCGAAAATCTATTATTCTGCCGCGCGGCGCACGCGATAAAATGGCGGATTTGATTATTGGGTTGGCTTTGAAAAAATAA
- the ftsW gene encoding putative lipid II flippase FtsW, which produces MTMKFLKNIDYSFLALVGLIVIFGLIVLSSASGPLGYQKFGDSYYYLKHQIVYGFLPGIAMLLICARIPFTFWKKKALILFIISFILLLAVFIPGIGAEYGTAHSWLSIGGFSFQPSELLKLTFLIYLAAWLEARGENKLKDINSGLVPFLISLGVVMLAMVLQPDLGTMTIIVVSSLIVYFAAGAPWAHIGLLGGAGAALLFILIKMAPYRSARFMTFLHPELDPQGIGYHINQALLAIGSGGILGLGLGHSRQKFQYLPEVAGDSIFAVMAEELGLIFSLLVVVAFVALLIKGFRIAASSDDVFGRFLATGISAWFAVQALINIGSMIGLMPMTGVPLPFISYGGSALMVSLAAVGILLNIDRHARA; this is translated from the coding sequence ATGACGATGAAGTTTTTAAAAAATATTGACTATTCTTTCCTTGCGCTGGTCGGATTGATTGTGATTTTTGGGTTGATTGTGCTTTCGTCGGCTTCGGGGCCGCTCGGTTATCAGAAATTCGGCGACAGCTATTATTATCTCAAGCACCAAATTGTTTACGGCTTTTTGCCGGGAATAGCCATGCTCTTGATTTGCGCGAGAATACCATTTACTTTCTGGAAGAAAAAAGCGTTGATATTGTTTATTATTTCGTTCATTCTTCTACTCGCGGTTTTTATTCCGGGCATTGGCGCGGAATATGGAACCGCGCATAGCTGGCTGAGCATTGGGGGATTTTCTTTCCAACCCTCCGAGTTGTTGAAACTAACTTTTTTAATTTATCTTGCCGCGTGGCTTGAGGCGCGCGGAGAAAATAAATTAAAGGATATCAATTCGGGTTTGGTGCCTTTTTTGATAAGCCTTGGTGTGGTAATGCTGGCGATGGTTCTTCAGCCTGACCTTGGGACCATGACAATCATTGTTGTGTCATCTCTTATAGTTTATTTTGCCGCCGGAGCGCCGTGGGCCCATATCGGACTTTTGGGCGGAGCCGGAGCGGCGCTTCTATTCATACTCATAAAAATGGCTCCGTATCGTTCGGCGCGCTTTATGACATTCTTACATCCGGAGCTCGATCCGCAGGGAATCGGTTATCATATTAATCAGGCGCTTCTTGCGATCGGTTCTGGCGGAATTCTTGGACTCGGCCTGGGACACTCGCGGCAAAAATTTCAATACCTTCCCGAGGTGGCGGGTGATTCAATATTTGCAGTGATGGCTGAAGAACTGGGTTTAATATTTTCACTCTTGGTGGTCGTGGCTTTTGTGGCGCTCCTCATCAAGGGATTCCGGATTGCCGCGAGTTCAGATGACGTTTTTGGCCGATTCTTGGCCACCGGAATTTCGGCGTGGTTCGCGGTTCAGGCGCTTATTAATATCGGTTCGATGATTGGACTCATGCCCATGACCGGCGTACCGCTGCCGTTTATTTCTTACGGCGGATCGGCGCTCATGGTTTCACTCGCCGCAGTCGGAATATTGTTAAATATTGATCGTCACGCGCGTGCGTGA
- the mraY gene encoding phospho-N-acetylmuramoyl-pentapeptide-transferase, translating into MMDSFQVIRIFALTAISFALAMLWTPGLTHFLYKYKMGKRIRDAGSAPIMSKLHEKKAGTPTMGGILVWVTTLVLALIFANIALFVDNHWLAALDFLSRNQTLLPLGALVASAIVGLIDDYYNVRRIGPHGGGLRMRHRLAIYTLIALIGAWWFYFKLNWDVLHVPFFGDFSVGWWIMPIFAFIIVATSFSVNETDGLDGLAAGTLLTCFGAYSIIAFTQGKYELAAFCAVIIGALLAFLWFNINPARFFMGDTGAMSLGVTLGIVAMLTDSVALLPVIGLVFVAESLSVIIQMISKKLRHGKKVFLSSPIHHHFEARGWPEQKVVMRFWLISVVMAFVGVIIYLMDKTVIR; encoded by the coding sequence ATGATGGATTCTTTCCAGGTGATAAGAATTTTTGCGCTTACCGCGATATCATTTGCGCTGGCCATGCTCTGGACTCCGGGGTTAACCCATTTTTTGTATAAGTACAAGATGGGCAAGCGAATTCGTGATGCCGGTTCCGCTCCGATTATGTCAAAACTGCATGAGAAAAAGGCCGGCACGCCGACAATGGGTGGAATTCTTGTCTGGGTGACGACGCTCGTACTTGCCCTGATTTTTGCGAATATCGCGCTTTTTGTTGACAACCATTGGCTTGCCGCGCTTGATTTTTTAAGCCGGAATCAGACGCTTTTGCCGCTCGGTGCGCTTGTGGCGTCGGCAATTGTCGGGCTGATTGACGATTATTACAACGTGAGGCGCATCGGTCCGCACGGCGGCGGCTTGCGCATGCGTCATCGACTTGCTATATACACGCTCATCGCGCTTATTGGTGCATGGTGGTTTTATTTCAAACTCAACTGGGATGTGCTACACGTGCCGTTCTTTGGCGATTTCTCGGTCGGTTGGTGGATAATGCCAATTTTCGCGTTTATAATCGTGGCGACTTCATTTTCGGTCAACGAAACTGACGGACTGGACGGACTCGCGGCCGGAACCCTGCTAACCTGTTTCGGGGCGTATTCAATCATCGCGTTCACGCAGGGGAAATACGAGCTCGCCGCATTTTGCGCCGTGATTATCGGTGCCCTGCTCGCGTTTCTGTGGTTCAATATTAATCCGGCGAGGTTCTTTATGGGGGATACGGGTGCGATGTCGCTTGGCGTAACCCTCGGTATCGTCGCCATGCTGACCGACAGCGTCGCACTGCTTCCGGTTATCGGGCTGGTGTTCGTTGCGGAATCGCTTTCGGTAATCATTCAGATGATTTCCAAGAAATTGCGCCACGGTAAAAAAGTATTTTTATCTTCGCCGATTCACCATCACTTTGAGGCGCGCGGCTGGCCGGAGCAGAAGGTGGTAATGCGCTTCTGGCTTATATCTGTAGTAATGGCATTCGTCGGAGTAATCATTTATCTCATGGACAAGACAGTAATACGATAA
- the rpmA gene encoding 50S ribosomal protein L27, whose amino-acid sequence MAHKKAGGSTHLGRDSQSKRLGVKLYDGEWANAGSILVRQRGTTVHPGKNVKRTGDDTLIALRAGKVKFSARKKSRFNGALKLTRFISVIPEKA is encoded by the coding sequence ATGGCACATAAAAAAGCGGGTGGTTCCACTCATTTGGGCCGCGATTCGCAGTCCAAACGCCTCGGAGTTAAACTTTACGACGGAGAGTGGGCTAACGCCGGATCAATTCTTGTCCGCCAGCGCGGCACTACCGTGCACCCCGGTAAAAATGTAAAGCGCACCGGTGATGATACCCTCATCGCCCTTCGCGCCGGAAAAGTGAAATTTTCCGCCCGGAAAAAAAGCCGATTCAACGGCGCGCTCAAACTCACAAGATTCATCAGCGTCATCCCAGAAAAAGCGTAA
- a CDS encoding CTP synthase produces MSKFIFVVGGVMSGVGKGTASASIGKILLDKGFNVTAIKIDPYINVDAGTMNPVEHGEVFVTEDGDETDQDIGTYERFLDTNIYKDNYMTTGRVYKTVIEKERNLEYGGRCVEVVPHVPEEIIKRIKRAARRASADITMIEIGGTVGEYQNILFLEAARMMHLANPKDVLFVLVSYLPIPDKIGEMKTKPTQYAARTLNSAGINPDIIIARSSRPLDDPRKRKISIFCNVQKEDIISAPDADTVYEVPMIFESQNLARRILSKFGLKARRKPAKNWTKLVKIIKTADNPVRVGVIGKYFSTGNFVLTDAYISVLEAIKHAAWYHSRKPEIVWMNSEEFEQDPSKLKTLSDLDGIIIPGGFGSRGVEGKIAAIKYARENKIPYFGLCYGMQCAVIEYARNVAGLAGANTTEINPKTEHPVIHIMDEQKTKLEKGDYGGTMRLGAYPCVLHPDSLSRKAYGLKNISERHRHRYEFNNAYRDILTEKGMMLAGRSPDRRLVEIVEVPNHPFFVAVQFHPEFKSRPLTPHPLFREFIAAAIRKK; encoded by the coding sequence ATGTCAAAATTTATCTTTGTGGTCGGCGGCGTAATGTCGGGCGTGGGAAAGGGGACCGCCTCGGCTTCGATCGGCAAAATTCTCCTGGACAAGGGATTCAATGTTACGGCAATCAAAATCGATCCGTATATAAATGTTGATGCTGGTACAATGAATCCGGTTGAACATGGAGAAGTTTTCGTAACCGAAGACGGCGACGAAACCGACCAGGACATCGGGACTTACGAAAGATTTTTAGATACGAATATCTACAAGGATAACTATATGACCACCGGCCGCGTTTACAAGACTGTGATTGAGAAAGAACGGAATCTTGAGTACGGCGGGCGGTGCGTTGAGGTTGTACCGCATGTGCCAGAGGAGATTATCAAACGGATAAAACGCGCCGCCAGGCGCGCCAGTGCGGATATAACGATGATTGAAATCGGCGGAACCGTCGGAGAATACCAGAACATACTCTTCTTGGAAGCGGCCCGCATGATGCACCTTGCCAATCCCAAGGATGTGCTTTTTGTGCTCGTGAGTTATTTGCCGATTCCGGATAAGATCGGGGAAATGAAAACGAAACCAACACAGTACGCGGCGCGCACTCTTAATTCCGCGGGCATCAATCCGGATATTATCATCGCGCGCAGTTCGCGGCCGCTTGACGATCCGCGCAAGAGAAAAATATCAATTTTTTGCAATGTCCAGAAAGAGGATATTATCTCCGCTCCGGACGCGGATACGGTTTACGAAGTTCCCATGATTTTTGAGTCGCAGAACCTGGCGCGGCGCATTCTTTCAAAATTCGGTCTTAAGGCGCGGAGGAAGCCGGCGAAAAATTGGACAAAGCTAGTGAAGATCATAAAGACCGCGGACAATCCGGTGCGAGTCGGGGTGATTGGAAAATATTTCAGCACCGGCAATTTTGTCCTGACCGACGCTTACATTTCGGTTCTTGAAGCAATCAAGCATGCGGCCTGGTATCATTCGCGCAAGCCGGAAATCGTCTGGATGAATTCCGAAGAGTTTGAGCAGGACCCGTCTAAACTCAAAACCCTTTCCGATCTTGACGGCATTATCATTCCGGGGGGATTTGGTTCGCGCGGCGTGGAGGGGAAAATCGCGGCAATCAAATACGCGCGCGAGAATAAGATTCCTTACTTTGGGCTTTGCTACGGCATGCAGTGCGCGGTTATTGAGTACGCCCGCAATGTCGCGGGACTTGCCGGCGCGAATACGACAGAAATAAATCCCAAGACCGAACATCCGGTAATTCACATCATGGATGAACAGAAGACCAAACTTGAAAAAGGCGATTACGGCGGCACGATGCGGCTCGGCGCGTATCCGTGCGTGCTTCATCCCGATTCATTGAGCCGCAAGGCATATGGTTTAAAGAATATCTCCGAAAGGCACCGCCACCGCTACGAATTTAATAATGCCTACCGCGATATATTGACCGAGAAGGGAATGATGCTCGCCGGCCGGTCGCCAGACCGTCGCCTTGTGGAGATTGTCGAAGTGCCAAACCATCCGTTTTTTGTGGCCGTCCAGTTTCATCCGGAATTCAAATCGCGCCCGCTCACGCCACATCCGCTTTTCCGCGAATTTATCGCCGCGGCAATTCGTAAGAAATAA
- the rplI gene encoding 50S ribosomal protein L9 — MNVIFLKNVPGVAQAGDVKNVADGYARNFLFVKGLAEQATTAALASLEAKKKHVQRHEQSESDRAGTASRKIKGMTISIRAKTAGDSSKLYAAVKPKDIEEALRQAGAEIGEAQVETDAPIKETGDYTATVDFGHGIKEIIKLKIIKD, encoded by the coding sequence ATGAACGTAATTTTTTTGAAGAACGTGCCCGGCGTGGCTCAGGCCGGTGATGTGAAAAACGTGGCCGACGGTTACGCCAGAAATTTTCTTTTCGTGAAGGGTCTGGCCGAACAGGCGACCACGGCGGCGCTCGCATCTCTTGAAGCGAAAAAGAAGCATGTTCAGCGGCACGAACAATCCGAGTCCGACCGCGCCGGCACCGCAAGCCGCAAAATCAAGGGTATGACGATTTCTATCCGGGCAAAAACCGCTGGCGATAGCAGTAAGCTTTATGCGGCCGTGAAACCCAAGGACATTGAAGAGGCGCTGAGGCAGGCGGGCGCAGAAATTGGAGAGGCGCAGGTTGAAACCGACGCGCCGATTAAAGAAACCGGCGATTATACGGCCACGGTTGATTTCGGCCACGGCATAAAAGAAATTATAAAATTAAAAATTATCAAAGATTGA
- a CDS encoding NUDIX domain-containing protein → MRNEVSAGGIVFRNKDGKIQVLLISDSYGNYAFPKGHVERGETVEQAALRETAEEVNLEKLKLIKKIGTTKFWFTQDGEKIHKTLHLFLIQSLDETAEPSPQYEIQGCEWVDIEKLAGIKTYKNLTPIMRRAMKLIYQQKNI, encoded by the coding sequence ATGAGGAACGAAGTGTCAGCCGGCGGGATTGTTTTCCGGAATAAAGACGGGAAGATCCAGGTTTTATTGATAAGTGATTCGTACGGGAATTACGCCTTTCCTAAAGGGCATGTGGAGCGGGGTGAGACCGTGGAGCAGGCGGCTCTGCGTGAAACCGCGGAAGAGGTAAATCTTGAAAAATTGAAATTAATTAAAAAAATAGGCACGACAAAATTCTGGTTCACGCAGGACGGCGAAAAAATACATAAAACTTTGCATCTTTTTCTGATTCAGTCCCTGGACGAAACCGCTGAACCGTCGCCGCAGTACGAAATACAGGGGTGCGAGTGGGTGGATATTGAAAAATTAGCCGGAATAAAAACATATAAAAATCTTACACCCATAATGCGGAGGGCGATGAAGCTAATTTATCAACAGAAAAATATATGA
- a CDS encoding S41 family peptidase has translation MLPDNKKIRLIISGLALIIVFSGGIVLGSHFSGGSRSGDVINKEVEQPVYLEKNADFRMFWQVWNMVKDKYYKQPVSETRLFYGALEGMVAALDNPYTVFFTPENAENFTKDLEGKFEGIGAEIGIRHDQLTVISPLPDSPAERAGLKIGDNILAIDALDTTGMSVEKAVSLIRGPAGTDVVLLIWREGAEEPFETRITRGAIDMVSVRWKMLPDGIAYIELMSFAEDTVDLFNRAVGDVTGAGAKGVILDLRGNSGGYLESAVDVASHWIGTQIITIERDSKGVETPFYGNNQGALADIPTVILMNQGTASGSEILAGALKDYGKATLVGKQSFGKGSVQEMENLKDGSAVKITVAEWLTPNHESFDEQGIVPDHEVELTDENYNNDEDPQMDKAMEIIKEVLVK, from the coding sequence ATGTTACCCGATAATAAAAAAATCAGGTTAATTATTTCGGGATTAGCCCTGATCATTGTTTTTAGCGGCGGAATTGTTTTGGGCTCTCATTTTTCCGGTGGATCGAGGAGCGGTGACGTGATAAATAAGGAAGTTGAACAGCCGGTTTATTTGGAAAAAAATGCGGATTTCCGTATGTTCTGGCAGGTCTGGAATATGGTGAAAGATAAATATTATAAACAGCCGGTCTCCGAGACCCGGCTTTTTTATGGCGCCCTTGAAGGAATGGTGGCAGCACTCGATAATCCGTATACCGTATTTTTTACTCCGGAAAATGCGGAAAATTTCACAAAAGACCTGGAGGGCAAGTTTGAGGGAATCGGAGCCGAGATTGGCATAAGGCACGACCAGCTGACAGTCATATCGCCGTTACCCGACAGCCCGGCGGAGCGCGCCGGTCTCAAAATTGGCGACAATATTTTGGCGATTGACGCCCTGGATACAACCGGCATGTCGGTGGAAAAAGCAGTGAGTTTAATTCGCGGGCCGGCTGGAACCGATGTGGTTCTTTTGATCTGGCGAGAGGGCGCAGAAGAACCGTTTGAAACGCGGATTACCCGCGGCGCAATTGATATGGTGAGCGTGCGGTGGAAAATGCTTCCTGATGGCATCGCATACATTGAGCTTATGAGTTTTGCCGAAGATACGGTTGATCTTTTCAACCGGGCGGTTGGCGATGTAACCGGAGCCGGTGCAAAAGGCGTTATCCTTGATTTACGCGGGAATTCGGGTGGTTACCTCGAGAGTGCGGTTGATGTGGCAAGCCATTGGATTGGAACGCAAATTATTACGATTGAACGCGACAGCAAGGGCGTGGAAACTCCGTTCTATGGAAATAATCAGGGAGCACTCGCGGATATTCCGACCGTGATTTTAATGAATCAAGGAACCGCCTCGGGTTCGGAAATTTTGGCCGGCGCGCTCAAGGATTATGGCAAGGCAACGCTTGTCGGAAAACAGAGTTTCGGCAAGGGTTCGGTTCAAGAGATGGAAAATCTGAAGGACGGATCGGCAGTAAAAATAACTGTTGCTGAGTGGTTGACGCCAAACCATGAATCATTCGACGAGCAGGGCATTGTCCCGGACCATGAGGTTGAACTCACGGATGAGAATTACAACAATGATGAGGATCCGCAGATGGATAAGGCCATGGAAATCATTAAAGAGGTTCTCGTAAAATAA